Part of the uncultured Desulfobacter sp. genome, CGGTGACAAAGCACTACTTTGAATAGAAGGGGGATGTGCTGCTCGAGATTTTCACGGTTCTTCCATCTTCGAACAGGCAAAAGCTGTTTTTATCCTTGAAATCACCTCGTATAAAATTGGGCTAATCATTTAAATCTTCTGTGATTTCAAGGAAAACCCTTTTATTTAACTTTGCTGAGACCGCATTTAAGATCGTCCGTAATGCATCTGCGGTCCGTCCCTTCTTACCGATAACTTTACCGATGTCGGATTTACAAACTTTCAGTTCCAATATTGATGTGTGAATTCCGCCGATTTCCGTTACGTTGACGAAATCGGGTTCATCGACCAGAGCCCGGACCATGGTTTCCATAAGCACTTTCATTTTAAATCTTTCACCTGCCCCTTCCATATACCTGCCCCTTCCATATACCTGCCCCTTCCATATACCTGTCATTTAAAACCTTTTTTTATTGGCCGGCATAACGTCAATATTGGTTATATAGCAATCATGATGCCACTGTTACTGCGAAACCGGATATAAAACTAACGGCCTGATTTGTTAATATAAAAAATTAAGTTGACTAAGTGGTGTCGCCCTTAATTTAACGGCATAAAGGTCATATTTGTGCAATCGGCCATATGTGGCCCCTTGCCCTGCGGATTGTATGGCAGAATGGGGGAGGGAGGAGAGACACGTGATTGGTCATTTTCTCAGACAATTGTTGCGATTTTGTTATTCCTTGACAGATCCTTTTTCAAAGATCAAAGTTCAGATTGGGTTTAACATACTTTAGTCGTTTGCTAAGGAGTCATTCTTGAATATCCTGCACATTTCTGATCTGCATTTTGGTCCCCGCCACTGGGATGGGAATGACAAGATTCTGTTGGAAAAACTGAATTCATATGATGCCGATATTGTCATCAATACCGGAGACAATACAACTGACGGCCTGGAGGATGAATATGCCAAAGCCGGACGTTTTTTAAAATTAATTAAATGCAAAAATAAAATTTCAGTTATCGGGAATCACGATAAAAGAAATATGCGTTCCCATGAACTTTTCCGAAAGTACATTTATAAACCGGACATCATTTATATTTCTGAGATGGTGCCGTCCAAAAAAAAACATCTATTTTTAAACAGGAACATAACCAAAGTCCGCGATAATTTTACAGATGTAAATTTTATCAAGTGCGTTACGATAAAAAATATAAAGGTTCTGGTTGTCAGCATAGATACAAATGAACTCTATAGTGACGAGGGGTTTGTTGAAGAAGAAATTTTGAAAGCCGTCTCAAAAGAGATCCGGGGGGTAGAATATGATCTACCTATTTTGTTGACCCATTATTCCATTCTGGGAACAGACGACTGCCCGTTAAGGAATTCATCCCTCTTGATCGATTTTGTGCATCAGCATAAGATAGAGAATGTTTTTTGTGGTCATACCCATGAGATGGAGTTAATGAAAACCACGGACCTTTATCATGGTCTCTCCTTTACACAATTTATGTGCGGGACATTGTCTTCCTGCAATCATCCCAATGACGACAACATGTTTTTGTACTATCAAAATTTTGGCCGTAAGGATATGCATCTCTTTCTGGTGAGAATTTTCCCGGAAGAGAGTCATCTCACATTTAAAGAAGAAATGGTTTTTTAAATAAAAAGCAACCGCAATCGATCTTTGTAAAAAAGTTGAGCATGGTCTATATTTTCACCTTTGGCATTTGGACGTTATTTCGTCGGGCAGGCTATGAACATCTGCGGTTACAATTAATTTAGGAGAGGGTTGCCATGGTTGTTTTCGGGACAGGACCTGATGTTTGATACGGGAGAAATTACTCAAGTAGTAAAAACCTAGGGTTTCCAGTGGTAGAAAATTCGACTGTGGAGGCCTCAATGATGCCCATGGGGTTGGATATTGCAGGGAAATAACGACCATGGAGCGTGCGTGGCTAAAAGTGCACAAAGGCAGGTTGCCGGCACAGGATGCAAAGCAGATGTTTGCGTTAAAACGGCAAAAAAAATCAAAACTGTTGAGGAATAGCAGAGAGACAGATATCTGTTTAAGGAGAACCAGACCATGTTTGAGATCATGAATAGTGTCAAAATTTTCCAAAAATTGATTCTCAGCATATTGTCATTATGATATATGTTCAATATTCTACCTAAAAAAAGGAACAAGATCATAAAGAGAGTCTATATGCGATTAACTTACATCGGCACGATACAGACACCGTTTGGAGACCGCGAAGGCATGCCGATTCAGCCCACCGGTGCTAAAGATGTTCAGGGCCGGATTATCCTCCACCCCGAGTATGAACAAGGCCTGTCGGACATTGACGGATTCTCCCATCTGATTTTGCTTTACCATTTTCACCAGTCAGACGGGTTTGACCTCATGCTCACCCCGTTTATGGATACTAAACCACGGGGGCTGTTCTCCACCCGGGCACCCCGGCGTCCCAACCCCATCGGTCTGTCCATTGTCCGCCTGGTCGGAAGAAAAGAAAATACCCTTGATATTCTGGATATTGATGTTTTAAATAACACCCCGCTTATTGACATTAAGCCTTATGTGCCGGGATTTGATGCCAAAACTGAGCATGTCCGGTCGGGGTGGCTGGAAAAAAATCAGGCTAAAGCGCAAACCATGACTTCCGACAGCAGATTTATTTGACCGATGCAATGGGTGTGTTAATTAAGCTGTCCGCTTTTATGTATTCATACGAAAAAGGGGATAATCCCTATGGTTAAATAAACTTCATGCTTGCGGAAGGCATCAATGATTCTCAGTTCCAGGTCTGTATTGCTACAGGCCGAATAATCATCGAACCGAAATACGACATTGACTTGTTTGCCCTCAATGGAAAGTTTGTTGCAAGCCGTGAATAAAACCATACATAAAAATAAAAAAAAGAACCGAATTTCGTTGGCATAAGACAACCGTACGCACTCAAACATCCTTTCAATAACAGCCCCTGGCCGTTAGCCTGTGGTTTGTGCTTATCTTTCATGCCTGGGGTGTGGTGTCAAGCCATGAAAATTTTGGCTGCTTGTTCAGCTTTTGCCGTATTGTTTAAGCATGGAGATATAAGGTCCCAACAGATTTTCATATCCTTTCATCCCCTTTTGGAACACTTTGGCAAAATGGGGAAGCTCCCGGGTATTGATCACCAGGTTGGCGCTCAGGGTCAGCGCCTCAAGGTCGTAAAGGGTTCTGACCTCATTGCCCACCAGCACATAAAAAATATTTCGTCGCCGTTTCATGCTCATGCCGGACATAAATTTATGAAAATCATGGGTATCCACCGGCCCGTTTTCGTATTCTGCGGAATACACCACCACATCAAAGGTTTTGAACCGCTGGCCGGAAATGGCCTCATCCACATTTTCGGGGCAGTGGATCTGGAGGTTTCTTTCTTCAAGCACTTCGGAAACCTGCTGCCGGACGGCCGGGGCATTGATTAAGATCATGGCCGTGGGCACATCATCCACAAGCGCGTCCTCTTCCTCAATGTCCGAATCCAGCCAGGCAATATCCGGTGCTTCCGGCGGGCTGATCGGGGGGGGCGCCTGGTTTTGCGGCACCTTTGCCTTTTCTGCCAGGCCCCCGTCCTTATTTAGTTCAATGGGGGTCCGGCATTTAGGGCAGCCGAATTTTAAGTACCGCCCCCCGGGGAGCTTGGTTAAGGCCTGTTTGAATTTCTCCATCTGGGGCGGGGAAAATTTCAGGGGCTGATTGCAGTGGGGGCATTGGGATATCATGATTGTTCCTCCCCGTTCTCTTCGGTATCGGTCTCTTCTTTCCAGTCAATGGTCAGGCCTTCAATGGCAGAGGTTTTTTCGCCTTTTTCCCGTTTGAGAATATCCATGCCCTGGGAGAGCACGCTTTTTTGTGAACAATAGGAGAAGGCGGTCTCTTCGGTGATAATATCGGCCTTGTACAGGTCCAGGATGTGCTGGTCAAAGGTCTGCATGCCGAATGCCGTTGAGGCGGCAATGACCTCATGGAAGCTTTTGCCTTCTGACTCACCGTTCAGGATAATATCGTTGATTCGCAGATTCATCCCCATGATTTCCAGGGCCGCCACCCGGCCGCCTGTCGACCGGGGCAAAAGGCGCTGGCAGACAATATACCGGACGGTGTCCGCAAGCCTGGCCCGGACCTGGGCCTGCTCCTCCTGTTCAAACATGCCCAGGATACGGTTAATGGTCTGGCCGGCATCTACGGTGTGGAGGGTGGAAAGCACCAGGTGTCCGGTTTCTGCTGCAGACAAACCGATCTCCATGGTTTCCCTGTCCCGCATCTCTCCCACCAGGATCACCTTGGGGGCCTGGCGCAGGGCCGCCCTCAGCCCTGTGGGAAATGTATCAAAATCATTGCCCAGTTCACGCTGGTTGAATGTGGCTTTTTTATGGGGATGGACAAACTCCACCGGGTCCTCCAGGGTCACCACATGGAGGGATTTTTCTTCGTTAATTTCATTGAGCAAGGCGGCCAGGGTGGTGGATTTGCCCGAGCCGGTGGAACCGGTCACCAGGATCAAACCGTTTTTCTCTTCGCCCATCTTTCTGAAAATAGGCGGCAGGTTAAGCTTATCAATGCTGGGGATGGTGGTTTCCAGTTTCCGCAGGATGGTGGTCAGATGATTTTTCTGCTTAAAAATATTTACCCGGAACCGTGCCTTGTTTCCCAGCCAGTAGGAGAGATCGCAGGAGCCTGTTTTCACCAGGTCTTCCAGGAGCCGGGGATCGCCGTTAATCAGGTTCAATGCAAACACCTCGGCCTGGAAAGGGGTC contains:
- the tsaA gene encoding tRNA (N6-threonylcarbamoyladenosine(37)-N6)-methyltransferase TrmO, which encodes MRLTYIGTIQTPFGDREGMPIQPTGAKDVQGRIILHPEYEQGLSDIDGFSHLILLYHFHQSDGFDLMLTPFMDTKPRGLFSTRAPRRPNPIGLSIVRLVGRKENTLDILDIDVLNNTPLIDIKPYVPGFDAKTEHVRSGWLEKNQAKAQTMTSDSRFI
- a CDS encoding PilT/PilU family type 4a pilus ATPase — translated: MKQPEIDYWITCMLETFENVSDLNVTVGKSLQVETSGQLTDVPVSPPVQELTPFQAEVFALNLINGDPRLLEDLVKTGSCDLSYWLGNKARFRVNIFKQKNHLTTILRKLETTIPSIDKLNLPPIFRKMGEEKNGLILVTGSTGSGKSTTLAALLNEINEEKSLHVVTLEDPVEFVHPHKKATFNQRELGNDFDTFPTGLRAALRQAPKVILVGEMRDRETMEIGLSAAETGHLVLSTLHTVDAGQTINRILGMFEQEEQAQVRARLADTVRYIVCQRLLPRSTGGRVAALEIMGMNLRINDIILNGESEGKSFHEVIAASTAFGMQTFDQHILDLYKADIITEETAFSYCSQKSVLSQGMDILKREKGEKTSAIEGLTIDWKEETDTEENGEEQS
- a CDS encoding KH domain-containing protein, with product MKVLMETMVRALVDEPDFVNVTEIGGIHTSILELKVCKSDIGKVIGKKGRTADALRTILNAVSAKLNKRVFLEITEDLND
- a CDS encoding metallophosphoesterase, encoding MNILHISDLHFGPRHWDGNDKILLEKLNSYDADIVINTGDNTTDGLEDEYAKAGRFLKLIKCKNKISVIGNHDKRNMRSHELFRKYIYKPDIIYISEMVPSKKKHLFLNRNITKVRDNFTDVNFIKCVTIKNIKVLVVSIDTNELYSDEGFVEEEILKAVSKEIRGVEYDLPILLTHYSILGTDDCPLRNSSLLIDFVHQHKIENVFCGHTHEMELMKTTDLYHGLSFTQFMCGTLSSCNHPNDDNMFLYYQNFGRKDMHLFLVRIFPEESHLTFKEEMVF